A region of Candidatus Aegiribacteria sp. DNA encodes the following proteins:
- a CDS encoding MBL fold metallo-hydrolase, with translation MANVEIYTLNVGQADTSILKTPEDNVIVIDAVKPRKTRKLLDRIIPDSKVASNGKKIVSHLIITHPHEDHYSAVQSLLKRYHVQKVILSPFWFETTTNVGYHDILNTLDSPESNSSFHFLSGYERIYPDGGTFDSFGEEPLLELLGPSNDILKELHQCGKLNTNHLSIMTRFTYDRFSMVFAGDAQMENWAQYDSEGMLANKCKILRTAHHGSMNGTQWERLEKLSPGTVIVSSDPEGRDKLPDLIGAAIFRKYDMSRSSRKVFLTSRTGTIKIVVSNPASGRFKTTSYREKSTKTVPWGEDKPDIPKTDWDQFIKDRLGVV, from the coding sequence ATGGCGAATGTTGAAATTTATACGCTTAACGTTGGTCAGGCGGACACTTCTATATTAAAAACACCTGAAGACAATGTGATTGTTATTGATGCTGTAAAACCGAGGAAAACCAGGAAATTGCTTGACAGGATAATCCCGGACTCAAAAGTTGCTTCAAATGGAAAGAAAATTGTTTCCCATCTCATTATCACACATCCACATGAGGATCATTACAGCGCAGTTCAGAGTCTGCTGAAGAGGTACCATGTGCAAAAAGTCATTCTTTCTCCCTTCTGGTTCGAAACTACAACCAATGTGGGTTATCATGATATTCTGAATACTCTTGATTCTCCCGAATCGAATTCATCCTTTCACTTCCTTTCAGGTTACGAACGGATTTATCCTGATGGTGGAACCTTCGATTCATTCGGAGAAGAACCTCTTCTCGAACTGCTGGGGCCTTCCAATGATATCCTCAAAGAGCTTCATCAGTGCGGGAAGCTCAACACCAACCATCTGTCTATCATGACAAGGTTTACATACGACCGATTCAGCATGGTCTTCGCAGGGGATGCCCAGATGGAGAACTGGGCTCAGTACGACAGCGAAGGGATGCTTGCGAATAAGTGTAAAATTCTGAGAACAGCTCACCATGGAAGCATGAACGGAACACAGTGGGAAAGGCTTGAAAAGCTGTCACCCGGTACCGTTATAGTTTCTTCCGATCCCGAAGGGCGCGATAAGCTTCCTGATTTGATAGGGGCGGCGATTTTCAGGAAGTACGATATGTCCAGATCATCCAGAAAGGTATTTCTGACCAGCAGGACCGGAACCATTAAAATAGTCGTAAGCAATCCCGCGTCTGGAAGATTCAAAACGACATCCTACCGAGAGAAATCAACAAAGACCGTTCCCTGGGGAGAAGACAAACCTGATATTCCAAAAACCGACTGGGATCAGTTTATAAAAGATCGCCTGGGAGTAGTGTAA
- a CDS encoding NHL repeat-containing protein, which produces MKIREFDCPSCGASLQIKKGQKTLSCPYCDSTVIVPDSFSYDDSSDHAKGTTPFQPTVVFNSGGAKRSCIGVIVSLVLFAGIAGFIFYQMRSSGVGEMLKETVSVIAGETAVPVVLEFGGSGMGAGYFQDAEQICVDTQGNIYVAESEGGKIQIFDTNGNYTSQWNYGKSDDIYLHSMALSRDGLLYLIYDSELYIHDAGNGELVGSLQHPDGWGFDDVEVCDDGSVVASWYKNSDDIIKFAPDGRIDFLLEEAISGQSCDSELDTDVEVDGMGNIFAYGSFNESFFKFSPDGRFLDRFGSDGDRPGQFTSPLCFCIDPQGRLWVSDFGDLKVFDNNGTYLDTFDPGMTFYDMAMADGYQLYGITIDQTIVQIDLSGVVEDL; this is translated from the coding sequence ATGAAAATCAGAGAATTTGACTGCCCTTCCTGTGGGGCGTCCCTGCAGATTAAAAAGGGTCAGAAAACGCTTTCCTGCCCTTACTGTGACAGTACTGTGATAGTTCCTGACTCATTTTCCTACGATGATTCATCAGACCATGCTAAGGGAACAACGCCTTTTCAGCCAACGGTCGTTTTTAATTCGGGCGGGGCTAAGAGATCCTGCATTGGTGTGATAGTGTCTCTGGTTCTATTCGCAGGAATTGCGGGCTTTATTTTCTATCAGATGAGATCATCCGGTGTCGGAGAGATGTTAAAAGAAACAGTTTCGGTTATCGCCGGAGAAACGGCCGTTCCCGTAGTACTTGAGTTCGGGGGTTCGGGAATGGGAGCGGGATATTTCCAGGATGCCGAACAGATATGTGTTGACACTCAGGGAAACATCTATGTTGCTGAATCCGAAGGTGGTAAAATCCAGATCTTCGATACCAATGGAAACTATACCAGCCAGTGGAACTACGGAAAGTCCGATGATATCTATCTGCATTCGATGGCTTTATCGAGAGACGGATTGTTATATCTGATTTACGACAGCGAGCTTTACATTCACGATGCCGGCAACGGGGAACTTGTGGGCTCTCTTCAGCATCCGGACGGGTGGGGTTTCGACGACGTTGAAGTCTGCGATGACGGAAGTGTTGTCGCCTCATGGTACAAAAACAGTGATGATATCATAAAGTTTGCACCGGACGGCAGAATTGATTTTCTTCTTGAGGAGGCCATAAGCGGCCAGAGCTGTGATTCGGAACTTGATACGGATGTAGAGGTTGACGGTATGGGGAATATCTTCGCGTACGGCTCATTTAATGAAAGCTTTTTCAAGTTCAGCCCCGATGGACGTTTCCTTGACCGGTTCGGAAGCGATGGAGACCGTCCGGGACAGTTCACTTCCCCGTTATGCTTCTGCATCGATCCACAGGGCAGGCTATGGGTGAGTGATTTCGGCGATCTTAAGGTTTTTGACAATAACGGAACCTACCTCGACACATTCGACCCGGGTATGACTTTCTATGATATGGCGATGGCAGATGGTTATCAGCTATACGGCATTACCATCGATCAAACCATAGTTCAGATTGATCTGTCCGGGGTTGTAGAGGATCTTTAA
- a CDS encoding thioredoxin family protein, giving the protein MKIKILGGGCPKCKKLAKLAEETAAELNLDFEIEKITDINEIISYGVMLTPALVVDGEVLISGSVPSKEEITRCLSGN; this is encoded by the coding sequence ATGAAAATTAAGATACTTGGAGGCGGTTGCCCGAAATGCAAAAAACTGGCGAAATTGGCCGAAGAAACCGCCGCTGAACTGAATCTTGACTTCGAAATAGAAAAGATCACGGATATCAATGAAATCATATCCTATGGAGTAATGCTTACCCCCGCGCTTGTGGTGGACGGTGAAGTATTGATATCGGGTTCAGTTCCCTCAAAGGAAGAAATAACCAGGTGCCTTTCCGGAAATTAA